A region of Syngnathoides biaculeatus isolate LvHL_M chromosome 20, ASM1980259v1, whole genome shotgun sequence DNA encodes the following proteins:
- the LOC133493905 gene encoding oocyte zinc finger protein XlCOF6.1-like encodes MCARTTQKYRKELYGSKKEDERQCRLVDAVRLQPRVVLLRLDSEEFYPEQQEPPRPHVKEEDEDEEVHRIKEELNPSRVIAEAPARWNIKEEEEDITIFPWIGVTLKNERRGGSEEGRGAEPASSRSSRRATSSGDGDRDGGSQAAPLPDSDNAMSRSFDSDQEVFDNKHWKCSQCGKMCHYRSTFKRHMRMHTGEKAFACLVCGKRFAEKANLKLHTRTHSGEKPFPCSDCGKKFIHKGVLTQHMRTHTGEKPFSCSVCGQRFSRKGNLKMHARTHTGEKPFCCSVCGQRFSQKGTLKMHTMMHTGEKPFSCSVCGQTFIRNGHLKIHARIHAGDKPFSCSVCGQRFSRKGNLKVHTRIHTGEKPFCCSVCSKRFAEKGALKLHTRTHTGEKPFSCSACGQKFFNKKDLKVHIRMHT; translated from the exons ATGTGCGCAAGGACGACACAAAAGTACAGGAAGGAACTTTATGGAAGCAAAAAAGAAGACGAGCGACAATGTCGATTGGTGGACGCCGTTCGCTTGCAGCCCCGTGTTGTGTTACTCAGACTAG ATAGTGAAGAGTTTTATCCTGAGCAGCAGGAGCCGCCACGTCCTCACGTTAAAGAGGAAGACGAGGATGAAGAGGTCCACCGCATCAAAGAGGAATTGAACCCGAGTCGTGTTATAGCTGAGGCGCCAGCGCGCTGgaacatcaaagaggaagaggaagatatCACTATATTTCCTTGGATTGGTGTCACTTTGAAGAACGAACGCAGAGGGGGAAGCGAGGAGGGCAGAGGGGCGGAGCCTGCGAGCAGCCGCTCGAGTCGACGCGCGACATCAAGCGGCGATGGAGACCGCGACGGAGGATCACAAGCAGCTCCGCTACCCGACAGCGACAACGCAATGTCACGCTCTTTTGACTCCGATCAGGAGGTGTTTGACAACAAACACTGGAAATGTTCCCAGTGTGGCAAAATGTGTCATTACAGGTCGACTTTCAAGCGGCACATGAGGATGCACACCGGAGAAAAGGCGTttgcctgcttagtttgtggtaaaagattcgcTGAAAAGGCAAACTTAAAATTGCACACAAGAACGCActctggagagaaaccttttccatGCTCGGATTGTGGTAAAAAATTCATTCATAAGGGAGTCTTAACACaacacatgagaacacacacaggagagaaacctttttcctgttcagtgtgtggccaaagattctccaggaagggaaacttaaaaatgcacgcaagaacacacactggtgagaaacctttttgctgctcagtttgcggtcaaagattctctcaaaAGGGAACCTTAAAAATGCATACGATGATgcacaccggagagaaacctttttcctgctcagtttgcggtcaaACATTCATACGGAACGGGCACTTAAAGATACACGCAAGAATCCACGCTGGTGataaacctttttcctgttcagtttgtggccaaagattctcaAGAAAGGGAAACTTAAAAGTgcacacaagaatacacactggtgagaaacctttttgctGCTCAGTTTGCAGTAAAAGATTCGCAGAGAAGGGAGCCTTAAAActgcacacaagaacacacactggtgagaaacctttttcctgctcagctTGTGGCCAAAAATTCTTTAATAAGAAAGACCTAAAAGTACACATAAGAATGCACActtga
- the LOC133493899 gene encoding gastrula zinc finger protein XlCGF57.1-like isoform X1 — MCERRTPEYEEELCGPEDEKEPQRRLVDAVFNLQPRIVLRRADVNEDLHPHWLKPESPHMKEEAEDKEVCQMKEEEDLKPHHVKKEGEEFLYVKKEEQEEIIRVPLTGVSLKSEDEGQSEESRGVEPPNSSTGQHMTTKGDGAHRRGSKAEGLFAPLSDSDDLMSHAPHTDEDKQSEVDKTCNTDNKRWKCSQCGKTFAYKGKLKLHIRTHTGEKPFDCIVCGQRFSQKGALKSHTRTHTGEKPFACLICGQRFSLEGTLKSHTRTHTGEKPFSCAECGQRFSQKGSLNVHTKTHTGEKAFSCSVCSKTFSHKVLLQSHSRTHTGEKPFRCAVCGQRFSANGTLKKHTRTHTGEKPFSCPVCGQRFSQKETLKRHTRTHTGEKPFACSACGKKFSHKGDLKRHTRTHTGEKPFPCLVCGQRFSHKGTLKDHTRTHTGEKPYACADCGQRFSRQHDFKKHTCVCKKSGDQSGFHL, encoded by the exons ATGTGTGAAAGAAGGACTCCAGAGTACGAGGAGGAACTTTGTGGACCAGAAGACGAGAAGGAGCCACAGCGCCGACTAGTGGATGCTGTGTTCAATCTGCAGCCTCGAATTGTGCTGCGCAGAGCAG ATGTCAACGAAGATCTTCATCCTCATTGGCTAAAGCCGGAGTCCCCTCACATGAAAGAGGAAGCGGAGGACAAAGAGGTTTGTCAgatgaaagaggaagaagaccTGAAGCCCCACCACGTCAAAAAGGAGGGGGAAGAGTTCCTATATGTTAAAAAGGAAGAACAGGAGGAAATCATTCGGGTTCCTTTGACCGGTGTCtctttgaagagtgaagatgaaggtcaaagtgaggagagCAGAGGAGTGGAGCCTCCAAACAGCAGCACAGGTCAGCACATGACAACAAAAGGTGATGGAGCCCACCGGAGAGGATCAAAAGCCGAAGGACTCTTCGCTCCGCTGTCAGATAGCGACGACTTGATGTCACACGCTCCTCACACTGATGAGGATAAACAGTCTGAAGTTGATAAGACATGTAACACCGACAACAAAcgatggaaatgttctcagtgcGGGAAAACCTTTGCCTATAAAGGCAAGTTGAAACTGCACATTAGGACACACACGGGAGAGAAACCGTTTGACTGCatagtttgtggccaaagattctctcaAAAGGGAGCCTTAAAAAGtcacacaaggacacacactggtgagaaaccttttgcctgcctAATTTGCGGCCAAAGATTCTCTCTGGAGGGAACCTTAAAAAGtcacacaaggacacacaccGGTGAAAAACCGTTTTCCTGCGCAGAATGCGGTCAAAGATTCTCCCAAAAGGGAAGCTTAAAcgtgcacacaaaaacacacactggagaaaaagctttttcctgctcagtttgtagtAAAACATTCTCTCATAAGGTACTTTTACAAAGTCactcaagaacacacactggcgaGAAACCTTTTCGCTGCGCTGTATGCGGCCAAAGATTCTCCGCGAatggaactttaaaaaaacacacacgaacacacactggtgagaaacccttttcctgcCCAGTGTGTGGCCAGAGATTCTCTCAGAAGGAAACGCTAAAGCgtcacacaagaacgcacactggcgAGAAACCCTTTGCGTGCTCGGCTTGTGGGAAAAAATTCTCGCATAAAGGAGACTTAAAAAGACACACGAGGACccacaccggggagaaaccttttccctgttTAGTTTGCGGGCAAAGGTTCTCTCATAAGGGAACCTTAAAAgatcacacaagaacacacaccggtGAGAAACCATATGCCTGCGCAGATTGCGGCCAAAGATTCTCTCGACAGCACGATTTTAAGAAACACACGTGTGTTTGTAAAAAAAGCGGCGATCAATCGGGTTTTCACCTCTGA
- the LOC133493899 gene encoding uncharacterized protein LOC133493899 isoform X2, with product MCERRTPEYEEELCGPEDEKEPQRRLVDAVFNLQPRIVLRRADVNEDLHPHWLKPESPHMKEEAEDKEVCQMKEEEDLKPHHVKKEGEEFLYVKKEEQEEIIRVPLTGVSLKSEDEGQSEESRGVEPPNSSTAR from the exons ATGTGTGAAAGAAGGACTCCAGAGTACGAGGAGGAACTTTGTGGACCAGAAGACGAGAAGGAGCCACAGCGCCGACTAGTGGATGCTGTGTTCAATCTGCAGCCTCGAATTGTGCTGCGCAGAGCAG ATGTCAACGAAGATCTTCATCCTCATTGGCTAAAGCCGGAGTCCCCTCACATGAAAGAGGAAGCGGAGGACAAAGAGGTTTGTCAgatgaaagaggaagaagaccTGAAGCCCCACCACGTCAAAAAGGAGGGGGAAGAGTTCCTATATGTTAAAAAGGAAGAACAGGAGGAAATCATTCGGGTTCCTTTGACCGGTGTCtctttgaagagtgaagatgaaggtcaaagtgaggagagCAGAGGAGTGGAGCCTCCAAACAGCAGCACAG cccgctga
- the LOC133493889 gene encoding gastrula zinc finger protein XlCGF57.1-like isoform X3 → MTDISEDFRSEQLNPESLYIKQEAEVEPAHIKVEAESRCIKEEEQEGKITVQLIGVPLKSDYENQRTESRGAEPPRSCSSQHVTKEGNREDSGGLEPEGLLAPLSDSEDMTLHSTHTDENDDKQSGGDSACHTNDNLKKCSQCGKMFSHKSYLKQHMRTHTGEKPFACSVCGQRFSWKECLKIHTRTHTGEKPFACSVCGQRFAQRSQLTIHTRTHTGEKPFVCSVCGQRFAYRSHLTTHTRKHTGQKPFVCSVCGQRFTEKGTLNNHTRTHTSEKPFSCSVCGQRFSWRSSLKVHTRTHTGEKPFACLVCGQRFAQKNILTTHTRTHTSEKPFSCSFCGQRFAWRSSLKIHTRTHAGEKPFACLVCGQRFSQKHILATHRGTHTGERPVCGQRFAQNSQLTIHKTTRTGEKPFACSVCDQRFAHRFHLTTHTITHTGEKPFASLFCGQKSAQTKNLTAHSRTHTGEKPFSCT, encoded by the coding sequence atATCAGTGAAGATTTTCGTTCTGAACAGCTAAACCCAGAGTCGCTTTACAttaaacaggaagcagaggtgGAGCCAGCCCACATCAAAGTGGAGGCGGAGTCCCGATGcattaaagaggaagagcaggagggAAAAATCACGGTTCAGTTGATTGGCGTTCCTTTGAAGAGTGATTATGAAAATCAAAGGACGGAGAGCAGAGGGGCGGAGCCTCCACGAAGCTGCTCAAGTCAACACGTGACAAAAGAAGGCAATAGAGAGGATTCTGGGGGATTAGAACCAGAAGGCCTGTTAGCTCCACTGTCAGATAGTGAAGACATGACGTTACACTCGACTCACACTGATGAAAATGATGATAAACAGTCTGGAGGTGATAGTGCATGTCACACTAACGACAAcctaaaaaaatgttcccagtgtgggaaaatgttttctcaTAAATCATATTTGAAACAACACATGAGGacccacactggagagaaaccttttgcctgctcagtttgcggtcaaagattctcttggAAGGAATgcttaaaaatacatacaagaacacacactggtgagaaaccttttgcttgttcagtttgtggtcaacgaTTTGCTCAAAGAAGTCAATTgacaatacacacaagaacgcacactggggagaaaccttttgtctgctcagtttgtgggcaAAGGTTTGCATATAGAAGTCATTtgacaacacacacaaggaAACACACTGGACAGAAACCTTttgtctgctcagtttgtggtcaaagattcaccgAGAAGGGAACCTTAAATAATCACACGAGAACACACACAAGTGAAAAACCGTTTTCTTGCTCAGTTTGCGGCCAAAGATTCTCTTGGAGGAGCTCCTTAAAAGTACACACAAGgacgcacactggtgagaaaccttttgcctgtttAGTTTGCGGTCAACGATTtgctcaaaaaaatattttgacaacacATACGAGGACGCACACAAgtgaaaaacctttttcttGCTCATTTTGCGGTCAAAGATTCGCTTGGAGGAGctccttaaaaatacacacaaggacacacgcgggtgagaaaccttttgcctgtttagtttgtggtcaacgattttctcaaaaacatattttggcaACTCATAGAGGGACACACACAGGTGAGAGACCTGTGTGTGGTCAACGATTCGCTCAAAATAGTCAATTGACAATACACAAAACCACACgcactggagagaaaccctttGCATGTTCAGTTTGTGACCAAAGATTTGCTCATAGATTTCATTTGACAACACACACAATAActcacactggtgagaaaccttttgcttCCTTATTTTGTGGTCAAAAATCAGCTCAAACAAAAAATCTTACAGCACactcaagaacacacactggtgagaaacctttttcctgcaccTAA
- the LOC133493889 gene encoding uncharacterized protein LOC133493889 isoform X4, with amino-acid sequence MVQRGGWTSPSKSNGIPPVETGLSTTDDSAMRVESQVVVLDRQPEQVIEAANTSSDPVLEAPWKGVWRPPPQKSGFFYPDCLLCGVRGISVVLNISSMGSLDPGLRYQ; translated from the exons ATGGTGCAGCGGGGGGGGTGGACCTCACCTAGTAAATCAAACGGAATACCCCCAGTGGAGACCGGATTATCGACTACTGACGACTCGGCAATGAGGGTAGAGTCTCAGGTAGTTGTGCTGGATCGACAACCTGAACAAGTCATAGAAGCCGCAAACACGTCTTCGGATCCAGTACTCGAGGCTCCCTGGAAGGGTGTGTGGCGTCCACCTCCGCAGAAGTCAGGATTCTTTTACCCGGACTGCCTGCTGTGTGGCGTGCGCGG AATCTCTGTTGTACTCAACATCTCCTCAATGGGATCTCTGGACCCAGGACTGAG atATCAGTGA